In one Lujinxingia vulgaris genomic region, the following are encoded:
- a CDS encoding efflux RND transporter periplasmic adaptor subunit: MGLRVTGYVAALLAVMMVAGGCKPSDSSAGPKGPKMAGGGEVRASVETVEVERGPFAVQGDYAGEFQSDGMAELSSDIAGRVIAIEANIGDKVEQGQVLAEVDATPTQQRVRELNASVLMSRASLEEARVQLGNLRSDLARKEPLLERQMITEREIEELRSQVSAAEQRVAVAEATIAQNEARLASAREDLRNTKIRAPFDGLVGERYVDRGTYVSPGQTIFRIVDDSDIYVSVRIPERDAPRVQTETPVTLRVGALGSAPLQGKIHRIAPALDPATRSLRVDVVLDDESVRIRPGMYARVSMQLGSVDDAITVSSQAILRQRDGTPYVWKVVDGAAQRQEIVLGLVGEQRTQVVEGLDDNVSVVLRGHEKLQDGSKVRDINSNAGEDASAEG, from the coding sequence ATGGGTTTGAGAGTCACAGGATATGTCGCGGCGTTGCTCGCGGTGATGATGGTCGCCGGCGGGTGCAAACCCTCCGATTCGTCGGCCGGACCGAAGGGGCCGAAGATGGCCGGCGGCGGTGAAGTGCGCGCCTCGGTCGAGACGGTCGAGGTCGAGCGCGGCCCCTTTGCGGTGCAGGGCGACTATGCCGGGGAGTTTCAGTCCGACGGCATGGCGGAGCTCTCCTCCGACATCGCCGGGCGGGTCATCGCGATTGAGGCCAACATCGGCGACAAGGTTGAGCAGGGGCAGGTGCTGGCCGAGGTTGACGCCACGCCTACCCAGCAACGCGTACGGGAGCTCAACGCCTCGGTGCTGATGTCGCGCGCAAGCCTCGAAGAGGCGCGCGTGCAGCTCGGAAACCTGCGCAGCGACCTGGCGCGTAAAGAGCCCCTGCTGGAGCGCCAGATGATCACCGAGCGCGAGATCGAAGAGCTGCGCAGCCAGGTCAGCGCTGCGGAGCAGCGTGTGGCGGTCGCCGAGGCCACCATCGCCCAGAATGAGGCGCGCCTGGCGTCGGCGCGCGAGGATCTTCGCAACACCAAAATCCGCGCGCCCTTCGACGGGCTCGTTGGTGAGCGTTATGTCGACCGCGGCACCTATGTGAGCCCCGGCCAGACGATCTTCCGCATTGTGGATGACAGCGACATCTACGTCAGCGTGCGTATCCCCGAGCGCGACGCGCCGCGGGTGCAAACCGAGACGCCGGTGACTCTGCGCGTCGGCGCCCTGGGCAGCGCGCCTTTGCAGGGCAAGATCCACCGCATCGCCCCGGCACTCGACCCGGCCACGCGCAGCCTGCGTGTGGATGTGGTCCTCGACGATGAGAGCGTGCGCATCCGCCCCGGCATGTACGCCCGCGTCAGCATGCAGCTCGGTAGTGTCGATGACGCCATTACCGTGAGCAGCCAGGCGATCCTGCGTCAGCGCGACGGCACGCCGTATGTCTGGAAGGTCGTCGACGGCGCTGCGCAGCGTCAGGAGATCGTGCTCGGGCTCGTTGGCGAGCAGCGCACTCAGGTGGTCGAAGGGCTTGATGACAACGTCAGCGTGGTGCTGCGCGGCCATGAGAAGCTTCAGGACGGCAGCAAAGTGCGCGACATCAACTCCAACGCCGGCGAAGACGCCAGCGCCGAAGGTTAA
- a CDS encoding efflux RND transporter permease subunit: protein MNLPKFAVGRPVMTTMVFLGLMILGAVSFTRLQVDLLPEIDFPSISVMTTYEGAGPEEIETLITRPIEEAIGTVEGIDSIESFSAEGRSRVALRFVWGTNLDTALNDVRATIERVKAGLPEDADDPVIFKFNLGSFPIMQLALSGEMTEPQLRQLAELQLAPRLERVEGVASVDVRGGLKRQIQVVLNTERLRAFGLSPTSVVDALRAENRNLPAGNIERFDQSLLVRVLGEAGEPEDLQTLIVGSRSDGDGASVPIYLRDVAQVLDTFEDPSNIVRVNRSPSLRLSVTNQSGTNTVEVAERVRAEIKRINRDYEGRAVFTVATDTSEYIEDSISNVQDSVLIGAALAVLVLLFFLRSIRSTLIIAVGIPISIIGIFTLMYYFDITLNLISFGGVALGVGLLVDNAIVILENIFRRLEEGDAPEFAAVEGSREVATAIVASTITTLVVFVPVVFLTGFASIFFGQMAFVVSFALICSLAVAMTLIPMLASRFLKRGESMEGGEKGTIGRFLDALEQTYGNLADWCLGHPKITLATVIAMFAGVMMLSPFVGTELLPEDDMSEVRVSLDLPVGTRIEVTERAIQKLEAVIPQEVPELVLMQTIVGTPGFYSTAGGETGQIELQLVKPDQRERSSNEIAADLSRKLKDMIPGGDVRVRAGGGLWILRVLQGGGERLEVQVRGYDLETADKLAAEVAEIMTSVDGITGANVSRKPGGKEVRLVPDREKLGAMGVRPSDVARQVQTYIQGTRASVLRTDGDEFDVIVRLPREERLGVEALLDAPVVIPGVGTALLGDIVSVEEVEGPLTIERENQGRVVDVRAFLSGERDLGTITADLRERINAMEVPDEFSVLVQGETEEQEDTFAGLMVGILLAVVLVYMVMAAQFESFLQPLYIMFSIPLAGIGVVLMLLATGTTFNLQSFMGCIVLTGIVVNNAIVLVDYVNLMRRERGMAVAEAVALSARRRLRPILMTTATTVLALIPVALGLGEGGDTQAPLARAVIGGLFVSAAISLVVIPVIYNQVEGWRERRAQRR, encoded by the coding sequence ATGAACCTCCCAAAGTTTGCAGTCGGTCGTCCCGTGATGACGACCATGGTCTTTCTCGGGCTGATGATCCTGGGTGCGGTCTCCTTTACGCGCCTGCAGGTCGATCTTCTGCCCGAGATCGACTTTCCCTCGATCTCGGTCATGACCACCTACGAGGGGGCCGGACCTGAAGAGATCGAGACGCTGATCACGCGCCCCATCGAAGAGGCGATCGGCACGGTGGAGGGCATCGACAGCATCGAGAGCTTCTCAGCGGAGGGGCGCAGCCGCGTGGCCCTGCGCTTTGTCTGGGGCACTAACCTGGACACCGCGCTCAACGATGTGCGCGCGACCATTGAGCGCGTCAAAGCCGGACTTCCCGAAGACGCCGACGATCCGGTGATCTTTAAGTTTAACCTGGGGAGTTTCCCCATCATGCAGCTCGCGCTCAGCGGGGAGATGACGGAGCCGCAGCTGCGCCAGCTCGCCGAACTGCAGCTCGCTCCGCGCCTGGAGCGGGTCGAGGGGGTGGCTTCGGTTGATGTGCGCGGCGGGCTCAAACGACAGATTCAGGTCGTGCTCAACACCGAACGGCTGCGCGCCTTCGGACTCTCACCGACCTCGGTGGTCGACGCGTTGCGCGCCGAAAACCGCAACCTCCCGGCAGGTAATATTGAGCGATTTGATCAGTCGCTGCTGGTGCGCGTGCTCGGTGAGGCTGGCGAGCCTGAAGACTTGCAGACGCTCATTGTGGGTAGCCGCTCCGATGGCGACGGCGCCAGCGTGCCGATCTACCTGCGCGATGTGGCGCAGGTGCTCGACACCTTTGAGGATCCCTCCAACATTGTGCGCGTGAACAGATCGCCTTCGTTGCGCCTCTCGGTCACCAACCAGTCGGGCACCAACACCGTGGAGGTCGCCGAGCGGGTGCGCGCCGAGATCAAACGCATCAACCGCGACTACGAGGGCCGCGCTGTCTTCACAGTAGCCACTGACACCTCCGAGTACATTGAGGACTCCATCTCCAACGTGCAGGACTCCGTGCTCATCGGCGCGGCGCTGGCGGTGCTTGTGCTCCTCTTCTTCTTACGCAGTATTCGCTCCACGCTGATCATTGCGGTGGGCATCCCGATCTCGATCATCGGGATCTTCACGCTGATGTACTACTTCGACATTACCCTCAACCTCATCAGCTTCGGGGGCGTGGCGCTGGGGGTGGGGCTTCTGGTCGATAACGCGATTGTGATTCTGGAGAACATCTTCCGCCGACTTGAGGAGGGTGACGCGCCGGAGTTCGCGGCGGTCGAAGGATCGCGTGAGGTGGCCACGGCGATTGTGGCCTCGACCATCACCACGCTTGTGGTCTTTGTGCCGGTGGTCTTTTTGACCGGCTTTGCCTCGATCTTCTTCGGGCAGATGGCCTTCGTGGTCAGCTTCGCCCTGATCTGCTCGCTGGCTGTGGCCATGACGCTGATCCCCATGCTCGCCTCGCGTTTTTTGAAGCGCGGCGAGTCGATGGAGGGTGGCGAGAAGGGCACGATCGGGCGCTTTCTGGATGCCCTGGAGCAGACCTACGGCAACCTCGCCGACTGGTGCCTTGGGCACCCGAAGATCACGCTGGCTACGGTGATCGCGATGTTTGCAGGCGTGATGATGCTCTCTCCCTTCGTGGGCACCGAGCTTCTGCCCGAAGACGATATGAGCGAGGTGCGCGTCTCGCTCGATTTGCCGGTGGGCACGCGCATTGAGGTCACCGAGCGGGCGATTCAGAAACTTGAGGCGGTGATCCCGCAAGAGGTCCCCGAGCTTGTGTTGATGCAGACGATCGTGGGTACGCCCGGCTTCTACTCAACCGCCGGTGGTGAGACCGGTCAGATCGAGCTTCAGCTGGTCAAGCCCGATCAGCGCGAGCGCTCCAGCAACGAGATCGCGGCCGATCTGAGTCGCAAACTTAAAGACATGATCCCGGGCGGCGATGTGCGGGTGCGCGCCGGCGGTGGTCTGTGGATCCTGCGCGTGCTGCAGGGGGGCGGGGAGCGCCTGGAAGTTCAGGTGCGCGGCTACGATCTTGAGACGGCTGATAAGCTCGCTGCCGAAGTCGCCGAGATCATGACGTCCGTCGACGGCATTACCGGCGCCAACGTCAGCCGTAAGCCCGGAGGCAAGGAAGTTCGGCTGGTGCCCGATCGCGAAAAGCTCGGCGCGATGGGCGTGCGGCCCTCCGATGTGGCGCGTCAGGTGCAGACCTACATCCAGGGCACGCGTGCCTCGGTGTTGCGTACCGACGGCGATGAGTTCGACGTGATCGTGCGCCTGCCGCGCGAGGAGCGCCTGGGCGTGGAGGCGCTGCTCGATGCGCCGGTGGTGATCCCGGGCGTGGGCACCGCGCTGCTCGGCGACATCGTCAGCGTGGAGGAGGTTGAGGGCCCGCTCACCATTGAGCGTGAAAACCAGGGGCGCGTGGTCGATGTGCGCGCCTTCTTAAGTGGCGAGCGCGATCTGGGCACCATTACCGCCGACCTGCGCGAACGCATCAACGCGATGGAGGTCCCCGATGAGTTCAGCGTGCTGGTCCAGGGCGAGACCGAAGAGCAGGAAGACACCTTCGCCGGTCTGATGGTGGGGATCTTGCTGGCTGTGGTGCTCGTCTACATGGTGATGGCCGCGCAATTTGAGAGCTTCTTGCAGCCCCTCTACATCATGTTCTCGATCCCGCTGGCGGGCATCGGGGTGGTGCTGATGCTGCTGGCCACCGGCACGACCTTTAACCTGCAGTCCTTTATGGGGTGCATCGTGCTGACGGGGATCGTGGTCAACAACGCCATTGTGCTTGTGGACTACGTCAACCTGATGCGGCGCGAGCGGGGCATGGCGGTTGCTGAGGCGGTGGCGTTGAGCGCGCGTCGTCGTCTGCGTCCGATCCTGATGACCACTGCCACCACGGTGCTGGCTCTCATCCCGGTGGCGCTGGGCCTTGGCGAGGGCGGTGATACCCAGGCGCCGCTGGCGCGCGCGGTCATCGGCGGCCTGTTTGTCTCAGCGGCGATCTCGCTTGTGGTGATCCCGGTGATCTACAACCAGGTCGAAGGCTGGCGCGAGCGTCGCGCGCAGCGCCGATAA
- a CDS encoding FHA domain-containing protein — MHKLLIEDDEGGKTVVSLIRDEITVGRAEGNTIRLTERNVSRNHARILRQDDKIFVEDVSARYGVKRNGKNIKGREELAVGDVVLIGDYRLTLQGEKKAKPLPKPKARAPGKGPGANEVTTVTRLSDLEQTEREVTSMMPALPAKLVVISSNFAGQEFALTQNETVIGRGEDCHFIIDHRSISQKHAKIVREKNATYKIVDLNSKNGVKVSGESYRATHLKRGDVVELGHVKFRFVEPGENYVFTPPAPEAAAPDFAAAQSSGGPNKAVVFGGGILVAALLAIGAIFLLGGDKESPGGEAVAEVDPQVQAAAAQEIADLEVAEGDDRIDAAIDSAKEDVDAGQLQRAIGKLESIGELMDPNADQQRRINEMLSSARNELPFQRLYEDARDSLEAGEALEALEHASAIPSHSLFYKKMEEDGTLAGILNAVVSEARSELNNGKNDAARDLAESVLLVRSTHQPAKDLLTRIEEQEEAARAAVAARAEAAAARGAGSSSGGSRAPSRKKAAEPTLSPEEARTLFTNAARKVASGDPRGAITDCTQGVRGGNADCHRILGVAYGQLNDIDAACRHYRQYMRTGPSNPGAVEAQMERLGCPP, encoded by the coding sequence ATGCACAAGCTCCTGATCGAGGATGACGAAGGCGGCAAAACCGTCGTCTCGCTTATCCGGGATGAAATCACCGTGGGGCGGGCCGAAGGCAACACCATCCGCCTGACCGAGCGCAATGTTTCGCGTAATCACGCGCGGATCTTGCGTCAGGACGATAAGATCTTTGTCGAAGATGTCTCCGCACGCTACGGGGTCAAGCGCAACGGCAAAAACATCAAGGGGCGCGAGGAGCTCGCGGTGGGCGATGTGGTGCTCATCGGCGACTACCGCTTGACGCTCCAGGGCGAGAAGAAGGCCAAGCCTCTGCCCAAGCCCAAGGCGCGTGCTCCGGGCAAGGGGCCAGGGGCAAACGAGGTCACCACCGTGACGCGGCTCTCCGATCTGGAGCAGACCGAGCGTGAGGTCACCTCGATGATGCCGGCCCTGCCAGCCAAGCTGGTGGTGATCTCCAGCAACTTCGCCGGCCAGGAGTTCGCGCTGACGCAGAATGAGACGGTGATCGGTCGTGGCGAGGATTGCCACTTCATCATCGACCACCGCTCGATCTCGCAGAAGCACGCCAAGATCGTGCGCGAGAAGAACGCCACCTACAAGATCGTCGATCTCAACAGCAAGAACGGCGTCAAGGTCAGCGGTGAGAGCTACCGTGCGACCCACCTCAAGCGCGGCGACGTGGTGGAGCTGGGGCATGTGAAGTTCCGCTTTGTGGAGCCTGGCGAGAACTACGTGTTTACTCCGCCGGCGCCCGAGGCTGCCGCGCCCGACTTTGCCGCGGCGCAGAGCAGCGGCGGCCCCAACAAGGCTGTGGTCTTCGGGGGCGGCATTCTGGTGGCGGCGCTGCTGGCCATCGGCGCGATCTTTTTGCTGGGCGGCGATAAGGAGAGCCCCGGCGGTGAAGCGGTCGCCGAGGTCGATCCTCAGGTGCAGGCCGCGGCCGCCCAGGAGATCGCCGATCTGGAGGTCGCCGAGGGCGATGATCGCATCGACGCGGCCATCGACAGCGCGAAGGAAGATGTGGACGCCGGCCAACTTCAGCGCGCCATCGGCAAGCTGGAGTCGATTGGCGAGCTGATGGATCCCAACGCCGATCAGCAGCGCCGCATCAACGAGATGCTCAGCAGCGCGCGCAACGAGCTTCCCTTCCAGCGTCTTTACGAAGATGCCCGCGACAGCCTGGAGGCCGGTGAGGCGCTGGAGGCCCTGGAGCATGCCTCGGCCATCCCCTCGCACTCGCTCTTCTACAAGAAGATGGAAGAAGACGGCACGCTGGCCGGCATTCTGAACGCGGTGGTCTCCGAGGCGCGCAGCGAGCTGAACAACGGCAAGAATGACGCCGCGCGTGACCTGGCGGAGAGCGTGCTGCTGGTGCGCTCGACCCATCAGCCGGCCAAAGATCTGCTCACGCGTATCGAGGAGCAGGAGGAGGCCGCGCGCGCCGCGGTCGCCGCCCGCGCCGAAGCTGCTGCAGCCCGCGGTGCCGGCTCGTCGAGCGGAGGCTCGCGCGCTCCCAGCCGCAAAAAAGCCGCCGAACCCACGCTCAGCCCCGAGGAGGCGCGCACCCTCTTCACCAACGCTGCGCGTAAGGTCGCCAGCGGCGATCCCCGGGGCGCCATCACCGACTGCACCCAGGGCGTGCGCGGCGGCAACGCCGACTGCCACCGCATCCTGGGCGTGGCCTACGGCCAGCTCAACGACATCGACGCGGCCTGCCGTCACTACCGCCAGTACATGCGCACCGGCCCCTCCAACCCCGGGGCGGTCGAGGCGCAGATGGAGCGTCTGGGGTGTCCGCCCTGA
- the hflX gene encoding GTPase HflX encodes MYRRKIGTLDAISQEFATQMTFISEELNRVVAVLVDRSGKVEHVMLGDNQRVYLPDLGRQRAGQSRFRGVRLIRTHLGGKGRDVELSRDDLTDLSKLQLDLVMSIGVGPGGYPGQVAWAHLVPENPEQRIWETYKAPNPAEVGVSFTHFIMELEGEFQRKAADVITTGGQPALLAYVATPEGRPEEVEVAEMLELCRTAGVDVVDTLVQRRSGMHPKYALGKGKIEELTLRALQLDVDLIIFAQDLSPTQLRGITDETDIKVIDRTQLILDIFAQRATSSDGKVQVELAQLKYNLPRLHSRNTGMSRLTGGIGGRGPGETKLEINRRRARDRIRSLEKDIENLSKQREVRRARRTRNQLPTVSIVGYTNAGKSTLLNALTNSEVLSEDKLFATLQPTTRKLRFPDEREIIFTDTVGFIHDLPADLVAAFKATLEELDEADILVHLVDVSDERFDDKMEAVNRILTEIGLGDKEQLLVFNKSDLLEPGEAASVARAYNAIAVSALDRASTEALVEELETRLFRQARQRESSMEARP; translated from the coding sequence TTGTACCGACGAAAAATTGGCACCCTGGATGCGATAAGCCAGGAGTTCGCCACGCAGATGACCTTCATCTCCGAGGAGCTCAACCGGGTGGTCGCCGTGCTGGTGGACCGCTCCGGCAAGGTTGAGCATGTGATGCTCGGCGACAATCAGCGCGTCTACCTGCCGGATCTGGGGCGTCAGCGCGCCGGTCAGAGCCGCTTTCGCGGCGTGCGCCTGATCCGCACTCACCTGGGCGGCAAGGGGCGAGATGTTGAGCTCTCACGCGACGATCTCACCGACCTCTCCAAACTGCAGCTCGACCTTGTGATGAGCATCGGGGTGGGACCGGGCGGCTACCCGGGCCAGGTGGCCTGGGCGCACCTTGTGCCGGAGAACCCCGAGCAGCGCATCTGGGAGACCTACAAGGCCCCCAACCCGGCCGAAGTTGGCGTGAGCTTCACGCACTTCATCATGGAGCTCGAGGGCGAGTTCCAGCGTAAGGCGGCCGACGTCATCACGACCGGGGGGCAGCCCGCGCTGCTGGCCTATGTGGCCACACCCGAGGGACGGCCCGAGGAGGTGGAGGTCGCCGAGATGCTCGAGCTCTGCCGCACCGCCGGCGTCGATGTGGTCGATACGCTCGTGCAGCGTCGCAGCGGCATGCACCCCAAATACGCCCTGGGCAAAGGTAAGATCGAGGAGCTCACGCTTCGGGCGCTGCAGCTCGACGTCGACCTCATCATCTTCGCCCAGGATTTGAGCCCCACCCAGCTGCGCGGCATTACCGATGAGACCGACATCAAGGTCATCGACCGCACCCAGCTCATCCTCGACATCTTCGCGCAGCGCGCCACCTCCAGCGACGGTAAGGTGCAGGTGGAGCTGGCCCAGCTCAAATATAACCTGCCCCGGCTGCATAGCCGCAACACCGGCATGAGCCGCCTCACCGGTGGCATCGGCGGCCGTGGTCCCGGTGAGACGAAGCTGGAGATCAACCGACGTCGCGCCCGCGATCGCATCCGCTCGCTCGAAAAAGACATCGAGAATCTCAGCAAACAACGCGAGGTTCGCCGTGCTCGCCGCACCCGGAACCAGCTGCCCACGGTGAGCATTGTTGGCTACACCAACGCCGGAAAGTCGACGCTGCTCAACGCCCTGACGAACTCCGAGGTGCTCAGCGAAGATAAGCTCTTCGCCACTCTGCAGCCCACTACGCGTAAGCTGCGTTTTCCCGACGAGCGCGAGATCATCTTCACCGACACCGTCGGTTTTATTCACGATCTTCCCGCCGACCTGGTCGCCGCCTTTAAGGCCACGCTCGAAGAGCTCGACGAGGCCGATATTCTGGTGCACCTGGTCGACGTCTCCGACGAGCGTTTCGACGATAAGATGGAGGCGGTCAACCGCATCCTCACCGAGATCGGTCTGGGCGATAAGGAGCAGCTGCTCGTCTTTAATAAGAGCGATCTTCTGGAGCCTGGCGAGGCTGCCTCGGTGGCGCGGGCGTACAACGCCATCGCCGTCTCGGCGCTGGATCGCGCCAGCACCGAGGCGCTCGTTGAGGAGCTGGAGACGCGCCTCTTCCGTCAGGCACGCCAGCGCGAGTCGTCGATGGAGGCGCGCCCCTGA
- a CDS encoding MXAN_5187 C-terminal domain-containing protein, producing the protein MAGRDLLSQSEIDAMLNNLERQIDRLRVLYERYFNGVDRRPPSHQRQEVVRLSFELEHTFINNTAQKFRLRALVQRFQTFKTYWDRTLRQIEEGTYKRDRNKAERRQERRQAREARDDDGAYNIDLDNDFIEGLDEVDLDAILGDAISAVEASEPTPAAPAAAASASSSAERDEAERERIRREKLAEIQRQLGLVGDEPAAAAPAPTPSAPSAPATPAAAPSPAAERPPSDPRSQKLAAMRRKLAQRGGDDEASSTAAASSDAESGVRGASYDKLAKMKAMREKLASRSIQRASSGPIRRQSSSTPATPGGTRTTGSHRVVRRPASSDDDNARQVYERLIEAKRRCNEPTDKLSYDAVKRSMDRQREELQRSRGARNVDFQVVIKGGKAYLKPDTKE; encoded by the coding sequence ATGGCGGGACGTGACCTGCTCAGTCAGTCAGAAATCGACGCGATGCTCAACAACCTGGAGCGTCAGATCGATCGTTTGCGCGTGCTCTACGAACGTTATTTTAACGGCGTGGACCGTCGCCCTCCCAGCCATCAGCGCCAGGAGGTGGTGCGCTTGAGCTTTGAGCTCGAGCACACCTTCATCAATAACACAGCCCAGAAGTTCCGTCTGCGAGCCTTAGTCCAGCGCTTCCAGACCTTCAAGACCTATTGGGATCGCACGCTTCGCCAGATCGAAGAAGGCACCTACAAGCGCGATCGCAACAAGGCTGAACGCCGCCAGGAGCGCCGCCAGGCCCGGGAGGCCCGCGACGACGACGGGGCCTACAACATCGATCTGGACAACGACTTCATCGAAGGGCTCGATGAGGTCGATCTCGACGCGATCCTTGGCGACGCCATCTCGGCGGTAGAGGCCTCTGAGCCCACTCCGGCAGCTCCCGCAGCGGCGGCTTCCGCATCCAGCAGCGCCGAGCGCGATGAGGCTGAGCGCGAGCGCATCCGCCGCGAAAAGCTCGCCGAAATCCAGCGCCAACTCGGGCTTGTGGGCGATGAGCCCGCAGCAGCAGCTCCGGCACCAACCCCATCCGCGCCCTCAGCGCCAGCGACGCCGGCAGCCGCCCCGTCCCCCGCAGCCGAGCGGCCCCCGAGCGATCCGCGCAGCCAGAAACTCGCCGCGATGCGCCGCAAACTCGCGCAGCGCGGCGGTGACGACGAAGCGTCCAGTACTGCCGCCGCCTCGTCCGACGCCGAGAGCGGTGTGCGCGGCGCGAGCTACGACAAGCTCGCCAAGATGAAAGCGATGCGCGAAAAACTCGCCAGCCGCTCCATTCAGCGCGCCTCTTCGGGGCCGATCCGTCGCCAGAGCTCCTCGACGCCCGCCACCCCCGGGGGCACCCGCACCACCGGCAGCCACCGCGTGGTACGCCGCCCGGCGAGCTCCGACGATGATAACGCGCGCCAGGTCTACGAGCGCCTCATTGAGGCCAAGCGCCGCTGCAACGAGCCCACCGATAAGTTGAGCTACGACGCGGTCAAACGCTCCATGGACCGCCAGCGCGAAGAGCTCCAGCGCAGCCGCGGCGCGCGCAACGTCGACTTCCAGGTCGTCATCAAGGGCGGCAAAGCCTACCTCAAGCCCGACACCAAAGAGTAA
- a CDS encoding ABC transporter substrate-binding protein codes for MQYDHPVSLSWGGRAIVALALFAALGAGCDRGAEPATPSPSDEGPGERVVREDATLSANLPERPARIVSLAPSTTEVLYALGAGERVVGVTRYCDFPEEVSEVPKIGGMLDPDLEAILAARPDLVVGVQAGADHQVADQLQEAGVAYAFARGDDLKSALHTIELLGAWIGEDEAGRELRAQTERGIDEVSERLRTTQGAAPQRALLAYDREPVVVAGPGSFGDELLGLAGLENAAGDATTAYPVLDMEAVIEAGPQLIVDVSLNVSSEEVLGFWKNFDSLPAVREGRVVHLPDAVMMRPGPRVPQALELLGEAARGADSGQEAR; via the coding sequence TTGCAATATGACCATCCGGTGAGTTTGAGTTGGGGAGGTCGCGCGATCGTGGCGCTGGCGCTTTTTGCGGCGCTGGGCGCTGGCTGCGATCGCGGGGCTGAGCCGGCGACGCCCTCGCCGAGCGATGAAGGGCCGGGAGAGCGTGTGGTGCGCGAAGACGCCACGCTCAGCGCCAACCTGCCCGAGCGGCCGGCGCGCATTGTGTCGCTGGCCCCCTCCACCACCGAGGTGCTTTATGCTCTGGGCGCTGGCGAGCGTGTGGTGGGTGTGACCCGTTATTGCGACTTCCCCGAGGAGGTGAGCGAGGTGCCGAAGATCGGCGGGATGCTCGATCCGGATCTCGAGGCCATCCTGGCCGCGCGCCCCGATCTTGTGGTGGGCGTGCAGGCCGGCGCCGATCATCAGGTCGCCGATCAGCTCCAGGAAGCCGGGGTGGCCTATGCTTTTGCGCGCGGTGATGATCTGAAATCGGCGCTGCACACCATCGAACTTCTGGGCGCCTGGATCGGCGAGGATGAGGCCGGGCGCGAACTTCGCGCGCAGACCGAGCGCGGGATCGATGAGGTCTCCGAGCGGCTGCGCACGACACAGGGCGCCGCACCTCAACGCGCGCTGCTGGCCTATGATCGCGAGCCGGTGGTCGTGGCCGGGCCGGGCTCCTTTGGCGATGAGTTGCTCGGGTTGGCGGGCCTTGAGAACGCCGCCGGCGACGCCACCACGGCCTACCCCGTGCTCGATATGGAGGCGGTGATTGAGGCTGGGCCGCAGCTCATTGTCGATGTCTCGCTCAACGTGAGCAGCGAGGAGGTGCTGGGCTTCTGGAAAAACTTCGACAGCCTCCCGGCGGTGCGAGAGGGGCGAGTGGTGCATCTTCCCGATGCGGTGATGATGCGCCCGGGGCCGCGCGTGCCGCAGGCGTTGGAGCTTCTGGGGGAGGCCGCGCGTGGTGCGGATTCGGGGCAGGAGGCCCGATGA
- a CDS encoding FecCD family ABC transporter permease produces MMRAALTPTKIALCAAITLVLWALSAALGLSSGSSALGGYDLVARWWSGELSSTEQAILWSARLPRVVFAGVVGAALAAGGAVFQAVLRNPLADPYILGVSGGAALGGTLLLTLGSFSVGVLAIGTPLAAFGGALAALAALFAVARQAPSGRGATYVLLLTGVIVNAFAASLIMFLQSVVSAQKAQEILFYLMGSLSVEGTAWPVMLGVSVVIGLCLAALFAYARDLNAMSLGEEEAAYLGVEVAKVQRICLLLASLAVAVGVAFSGIIGFVGLVVPHAMRLVVGPDHRVLLPTSALAGAAFLTLADVSARSLFGVLGTTLPVGVLTSMIGAPMFLYFLWRALRRDAGWA; encoded by the coding sequence ATGATGCGCGCGGCGCTGACCCCGACGAAGATCGCGCTGTGCGCGGCGATCACGCTTGTGCTCTGGGCGCTCAGTGCGGCGCTGGGGTTGAGCTCGGGGAGCTCCGCGCTGGGTGGATATGATCTGGTAGCGCGCTGGTGGAGCGGCGAGCTCAGCTCCACGGAGCAGGCGATCTTATGGAGCGCGCGCCTGCCCCGGGTGGTCTTCGCAGGCGTGGTGGGTGCGGCGCTGGCCGCCGGCGGTGCGGTCTTTCAGGCCGTTCTCCGAAACCCCCTGGCCGATCCCTACATCCTGGGTGTGTCGGGAGGCGCGGCGCTGGGCGGCACGCTGCTCTTAACGCTCGGCAGCTTCAGCGTCGGCGTGCTCGCCATCGGCACCCCGCTCGCCGCCTTCGGCGGCGCGCTCGCTGCGCTCGCGGCGCTTTTTGCCGTGGCGCGCCAGGCGCCCTCCGGGCGCGGCGCGACCTATGTGCTCCTCTTAACCGGGGTGATCGTCAACGCCTTCGCTGCCTCGCTGATCATGTTTTTGCAGAGCGTCGTCTCCGCACAGAAAGCCCAGGAGATTCTGTTTTATCTGATGGGCTCGCTCAGCGTGGAGGGCACCGCCTGGCCGGTGATGCTGGGCGTAAGCGTGGTGATTGGTCTGTGCCTGGCTGCGCTCTTTGCCTACGCCCGCGACCTCAACGCGATGTCGCTCGGCGAAGAGGAGGCCGCCTACCTGGGCGTGGAGGTGGCAAAAGTGCAGCGCATCTGCCTGCTGCTGGCCAGCCTGGCGGTGGCCGTGGGTGTGGCCTTCTCGGGCATCATCGGCTTTGTGGGGCTGGTCGTGCCGCACGCGATGCGCCTTGTGGTGGGCCCGGATCATCGGGTGCTGCTGCCGACCTCGGCGCTGGCCGGGGCGGCGTTTTTGACGCTGGCCGATGTCAGCGCGCGTAGCCTTTTCGGCGTGCTCGGCACGACGTTGCCAGTAGGCGTTTTGACCTCGATGATCGGCGCGCCGATGTTTCTGTACTTCTTATGGCGAGCGTTGCGTCGCGATGCGGGGTGGGCATGA